The genomic interval CTGTCGACTCCTCGCGAGCCCTGTCGAGCACGCCGAGCACCAAGGACATCTCTTCATGTACAAGCTCTTCTTCCGGCTGGTCTTCAAGCGGATGGATCCCGAGCAGGCCCACTACGCAGCCTTCCGCTGGATCCGCCTCGCCGCCCGGACCCCCGTCCTGCGCACCTTCGTCGCCGCCGCCCTCGCCCCGCGCTACAAGGAGCTGCGCACCGAGGCCCTCGGCCTGCGGATGCACGGTCCCTTCGGCCTCGCCGCCGGCTTCGACAAGAACGCCGTCGCGATCGACGGCATGGCCATGCTCGGCTTCGACCACATCGAGATCGGCACCGTCACCGGCGAACCGCAGCCGGGCAACCCCAAGAAGCGACTCTTCCGGCTGGTCGCGGACCGCGCGCTGATCAACCGCATGGGCTTCAACAACGAGGGCTCCGCCGCCGTCGCCGCCCGCCTCGCCGCCCGCAACCCGGTCTTCCGCACCACGGTCGGCGTCAACATCGGCAAGACCAAGGCCGTCCCGGAGGCCGAGGCCGCCGCCGACTACGTGAAGTCCACCGAGGCGCTGGCCGGCCACGCCGACTACCTGGTCGTCAACGTCTCCTCGCCCAACACCCCCGGCCTGCGCAACCTCCAGGCCACCGAGTCGCTGCGCCCGCTGCTCACCGCCGTACGCGAGGCCGCCGACCGCACCGTCACCACCCGGCGCGTCCCGCTGCTCGTCAAGATCGCCCCGGACCTCGCGGACGAGGACGTCGACGCCGTCGCCGACCTCGCCGTGGAGCTGGGCCTGGACGGCATCATCGCCACCAACACCACCATCGCGCGGGAGGGCCTGGGCCTGAAGTCGGCCCCCGGCCTGGTGGGGGAGACCGGCGGACTGTCCGGCGCGCCCCTCAAGGAGCGCTCGCTGGAGGTCCTGAGCCGCCTGTACGCCCGTGTGGGGGACCGGATCACGCTGGTGGGCGTCGGGGGCGTCGAGAGCGCCGAGGACGCCTGGCAGCGCATCCTCGCCGGAGCCACCCTCGTCCAGGGCTACAGCGCCTTCATCTACGAAGGTCCCTTCTACGCCCGCGCGATCCACAAGGGCCTCGCCGCCCGGCTCGCCACCTCTCCGTACGCCACCCTCGC from Streptomyces sp. CA-278952 carries:
- a CDS encoding quinone-dependent dihydroorotate dehydrogenase, encoding MYKLFFRLVFKRMDPEQAHYAAFRWIRLAARTPVLRTFVAAALAPRYKELRTEALGLRMHGPFGLAAGFDKNAVAIDGMAMLGFDHIEIGTVTGEPQPGNPKKRLFRLVADRALINRMGFNNEGSAAVAARLAARNPVFRTTVGVNIGKTKAVPEAEAAADYVKSTEALAGHADYLVVNVSSPNTPGLRNLQATESLRPLLTAVREAADRTVTTRRVPLLVKIAPDLADEDVDAVADLAVELGLDGIIATNTTIAREGLGLKSAPGLVGETGGLSGAPLKERSLEVLSRLYARVGDRITLVGVGGVESAEDAWQRILAGATLVQGYSAFIYEGPFYARAIHKGLAARLATSPYATLAEAVGAETRKKAAL